One genomic segment of Streptomyces sp. RerS4 includes these proteins:
- a CDS encoding acyl-CoA dehydrogenase family protein: protein MTESAEAPHLALLNAGWSTLWTPAPAREGATGPDRIRALTASGYAALPIPREFGGAGASLVEVAAAQRSLGMADPSAAIALNMHAFTVGLMADYWQRHRDSSWMLLEGIAQTGALVASAFAEPGGSPNFMSSRSEAEQTAKGYRVRGVKFPCSLATTATLVCLTARVSGTDDTILALCPRSSPGLTVEGEWASLGMTDSDTARLVLRDVELDDRLVFHRGPADVIDENVISGTTWFAVLLSATYHGVLSGLLDVAYRQVIRAGAYGPRTALLGRATRELLTLGGACRQLAADFTSGALAGRAALAAAVGLRASLSDTRDRVLAAVTPVVGSRLYGRGQPAAALLVDSLAVHHHPPSLLTCDEAVGAFCTGREISFDPAG, encoded by the coding sequence ATGACGGAAAGCGCCGAGGCCCCCCACCTGGCCCTCCTGAACGCCGGCTGGAGCACGCTCTGGACGCCGGCGCCGGCCCGCGAGGGCGCCACCGGCCCCGACCGCATCCGCGCCCTGACCGCGAGCGGCTACGCGGCCCTGCCGATCCCCCGCGAGTTCGGCGGGGCGGGCGCGAGCCTGGTCGAAGTGGCCGCCGCGCAAAGGTCGTTGGGCATGGCCGACCCCTCCGCCGCGATCGCCCTCAACATGCACGCGTTCACCGTCGGGCTGATGGCCGACTACTGGCAGCGCCACCGTGACTCCAGTTGGATGCTGCTGGAGGGGATCGCCCAGACCGGCGCCCTCGTCGCGTCCGCGTTCGCCGAGCCGGGCGGCAGCCCGAATTTCATGAGCAGCCGCTCCGAGGCGGAGCAGACCGCCAAGGGGTACCGCGTCCGCGGGGTGAAGTTCCCCTGCTCCCTCGCGACCACGGCCACCCTCGTGTGCCTGACGGCCCGGGTCAGCGGGACGGACGACACGATCCTCGCCCTGTGCCCCCGCTCATCGCCCGGCCTCACCGTCGAGGGGGAGTGGGCCTCCCTCGGCATGACGGACTCGGACACGGCCCGCCTCGTCCTGCGGGACGTCGAACTGGACGACCGGCTCGTCTTCCACCGGGGCCCCGCCGACGTCATCGACGAGAACGTGATCTCCGGCACGACCTGGTTCGCCGTCCTGCTGAGCGCCACCTACCACGGCGTGCTGAGCGGGCTGCTGGACGTGGCGTACCGCCAGGTGATCCGGGCGGGCGCGTACGGGCCGAGGACCGCCCTCCTCGGCCGCGCCACCCGCGAACTGCTGACCCTCGGCGGAGCCTGCCGCCAACTCGCCGCGGACTTCACCTCCGGCGCGCTCGCGGGACGGGCGGCCCTGGCCGCGGCCGTCGGGCTGCGCGCCTCGCTCAGCGACACCCGCGACCGGGTCCTGGCCGCCGTCACCCCGGTCGTCGGCAGCCGGCTCTACGGACGCGGACAGCCGGCCGCCGCCCTCCTGGTCGACTCGCTCGCCGTCCACCACCATCCGCCGTCGCTCCTGACCTGCGACGAGGCGGTCGGCGCCTTCTGCACGGGACGAGAGATCAGCTTCGACCCGGCCGGCTGA
- a CDS encoding SRPBCC family protein: MPHVEVNLPIKAPAADAWRAVTRLEDYAEYMENVESVTVLGETESGTRTSEWSVLLKGSVLEWVEEDELDEVNRVMSFTQVSGDLDEFTGYWRVDDRGDGGSVVVFSVDFEIGIPLLADMLNPVAAKALRENSEHMLRAIERRITVS; the protein is encoded by the coding sequence ATGCCCCACGTCGAGGTCAACCTGCCCATCAAGGCCCCGGCGGCCGACGCCTGGCGAGCCGTCACCCGGCTGGAGGACTACGCCGAGTACATGGAGAACGTCGAGTCGGTGACCGTCCTCGGGGAGACGGAATCCGGCACCCGCACCAGCGAATGGTCGGTCCTGCTGAAGGGATCCGTCCTCGAATGGGTGGAGGAGGACGAGCTCGACGAGGTGAACCGCGTCATGTCGTTCACCCAGGTCTCCGGAGACCTCGACGAGTTCACCGGGTACTGGCGCGTCGACGACCGCGGCGACGGCGGCTCCGTCGTCGTCTTCTCCGTCGACTTCGAGATCGGCATACCCCTGCTCGCCGACATGCTGAACCCCGTCGCCGCCAAGGCCCTGCGCGAGAACTCCGAGCACATGCTCCGGGCCATCGAGCGGCGGATCACGGTGTCGTGA
- a CDS encoding SDR family oxidoreductase produces MSEPVRILVTGATGAVGAALTRALDAAGHRPHGVSRRGGTGPRQHTWSAGLEEPPPALRRTWDVVVHCAADTRWNLPEEEAERANVAPLRAVLGLAAPGTHFVHLSSSYVTGLTGDIRSPSPAAYRNSYEWSKARAERLVHAERDSADIVRFPVVMGARADGSLDRYSGFFWLPSSLCSGAVPAMVAEEKALLDIVSTDDVADHVVRLVAGGPPTGRRLSILGRGEDAQPVAEVFETVRAALNSWRAEHGVPALDRLPSMTPEQWNRFYLPFAEEHLDRAQLLRVTAFRAYQGYLSVTEPFAVTHRVPDTVEVLHRSIRRWAETHQSSARRVPRAWS; encoded by the coding sequence GTGAGCGAGCCCGTACGCATCCTCGTGACCGGCGCCACCGGAGCCGTGGGCGCCGCCCTGACGCGCGCGCTGGACGCGGCCGGCCACCGCCCGCACGGCGTCAGCCGGCGCGGCGGAACGGGACCCCGTCAGCACACCTGGAGCGCCGGCCTGGAGGAGCCGCCGCCCGCACTGCGCCGCACCTGGGACGTGGTGGTGCACTGCGCCGCCGACACCCGTTGGAACCTCCCCGAAGAGGAGGCCGAGCGGGCCAACGTCGCCCCCCTGCGGGCGGTCCTGGGCCTGGCGGCCCCCGGGACCCATTTCGTCCACCTTTCCTCCTCCTACGTCACGGGCCTGACCGGGGACATCCGCTCGCCCTCCCCGGCGGCGTACCGCAACTCCTACGAATGGTCCAAGGCCAGGGCCGAACGGCTGGTCCACGCCGAGCGCGACAGCGCCGACATCGTGCGCTTCCCCGTGGTGATGGGGGCGCGCGCCGACGGCTCCCTGGACCGTTACAGCGGCTTCTTCTGGCTCCCGTCCTCCCTGTGCAGCGGCGCCGTCCCGGCGATGGTGGCCGAGGAGAAGGCACTGCTGGACATCGTCAGCACCGACGACGTCGCCGACCACGTCGTCCGCCTCGTCGCCGGCGGCCCGCCGACGGGCAGGCGGCTGTCGATCCTGGGCCGGGGCGAGGACGCCCAGCCGGTGGCCGAGGTGTTCGAAACGGTCCGCGCCGCCCTCAACTCCTGGCGCGCCGAGCACGGCGTGCCCGCGCTGGACCGCCTCCCGTCCATGACCCCCGAACAGTGGAACCGCTTCTACCTGCCCTTCGCCGAAGAGCACCTGGACCGGGCGCAACTGCTCCGGGTGACCGCGTTCCGCGCCTACCAGGGCTACCTGTCGGTCACGGAGCCGTTCGCGGTCACCCACCGGGTGCCCGACACGGTCGAGGTGCTCCACCGCTCGATACGCCGCTGGGCCGAGACCCACCAGAGCTCCGCCCGCCGGGTCCCCCGGGCGTGGAGTTGA
- a CDS encoding methionine adenosyltransferase, whose protein sequence is MLSTQRDFRSVEDLPYELVERKGTGHPDTMCDAIAERMSRYYSLHCLKEFGGVAHHWFDKVTLYGGGADTGYGRGELTSPYRVMVFGKAAFRVGSAEIPVQELVFRAAADVLAEVTTGFDPARHLVVELGVVDHQGSGRGRSRYQPASPADLVPLRSGGLVSNDTNLLHGYAPLSCLENVVLGLEHLINGTAFKQRHPDSGWDVKVFGSRRGDAFSLVVNMPFLAAHIESMDHYLARKAVVLAELEEYVAARGIRDCRLLMNATDRNGRPYLTALGSVADTGDVGVVGRGNRVNGLITPMRPMSIEAPAGKNPLDHTGKIYNVMAMRLARQVHEEFGGPAQVHIFTSKEAPLERPDEVVVTTPDADESALRTLVETTVASSADLTVELIETGITLW, encoded by the coding sequence ATGCTGTCGACGCAAAGGGACTTCCGCTCGGTCGAGGACCTGCCCTACGAGCTGGTCGAACGCAAGGGAACGGGACACCCGGACACCATGTGCGACGCCATCGCGGAGCGCATGTCCCGCTACTACTCCCTCCACTGCCTCAAGGAGTTCGGCGGGGTCGCCCACCACTGGTTCGACAAGGTCACGCTCTACGGCGGCGGCGCCGACACCGGTTACGGGCGCGGCGAACTCACCTCCCCCTACCGGGTGATGGTCTTCGGCAAGGCGGCCTTCCGCGTCGGATCCGCCGAGATCCCCGTCCAGGAGCTCGTCTTCCGCGCGGCGGCCGACGTACTGGCCGAGGTCACCACCGGCTTCGACCCGGCCCGCCACCTGGTCGTCGAACTCGGCGTCGTCGACCACCAGGGCTCGGGCCGGGGCCGCTCCCGCTACCAGCCCGCCTCCCCGGCGGACCTCGTCCCGCTGCGCTCCGGCGGACTGGTCTCCAACGACACCAACCTGCTCCACGGCTACGCCCCGCTCTCCTGCCTGGAGAACGTGGTGCTCGGACTGGAGCACCTGATCAACGGGACCGCCTTCAAGCAGCGGCACCCGGACTCGGGCTGGGACGTCAAGGTGTTCGGCAGCCGGCGGGGCGACGCGTTCAGCCTGGTCGTCAACATGCCCTTCCTGGCGGCCCACATCGAGTCCATGGACCACTACCTGGCGCGCAAGGCGGTCGTCCTGGCCGAACTGGAGGAGTACGTCGCCGCGCGGGGCATCCGCGACTGCCGGCTCCTGATGAACGCCACCGACCGCAACGGCCGCCCCTACCTCACCGCGCTCGGCTCCGTCGCCGACACCGGCGACGTGGGCGTCGTCGGCCGGGGGAACCGCGTCAACGGACTCATCACCCCCATGCGCCCCATGAGCATCGAGGCACCCGCCGGCAAGAACCCGCTCGACCACACCGGGAAGATCTACAACGTCATGGCCATGAGGCTGGCCCGACAGGTCCACGAGGAATTCGGCGGACCGGCGCAGGTGCACATCTTCACCTCCAAGGAAGCCCCGCTGGAGCGCCCGGACGAGGTCGTCGTGACCACCCCCGACGCGGACGAATCCGCCCTGCGGACCCTCGTGGAGACCACCGTCGCGAGCTCGGCCGACCTGACGGTCGAGCTGATCGAGACGGGCATCACCCTGTGGTGA
- a CDS encoding SDR family oxidoreductase, with amino-acid sequence MSTLDRGLAGRTALVTGGAQGIGAAVTARLCAEGCRVLVLDKSAEHGREAVKRWREDGHAVSLAVGDVVDEQAVRAAFAGLPAGWPPPTLLVNLAAGFVFKGLDATPEEWRAALDPTIVGLSLVTREFVAALPPDATGAAIVNMASISAHIAQSGYLTYNTGKSAVLGFTRCAAQELAPRGIRVNSVSPGTVWNANNERYHREALGLDRAAAEAAPEHGGKFLLGRFADPAEIAAPIAFLLSAEAGFITGTDLPVDGGYLAV; translated from the coding sequence ATGAGCACGCTCGACCGCGGACTCGCCGGACGGACCGCGCTGGTGACCGGCGGCGCCCAGGGCATCGGCGCGGCCGTGACCGCGCGGCTGTGCGCCGAGGGCTGCCGCGTCCTCGTCCTCGACAAGAGCGCCGAACACGGCCGGGAGGCGGTCAAACGGTGGCGCGAGGACGGCCACGCCGTGAGCCTGGCCGTCGGCGACGTGGTGGACGAGCAGGCGGTACGGGCGGCCTTCGCCGGACTGCCGGCCGGCTGGCCGCCGCCGACCCTGCTGGTGAACCTCGCCGCCGGCTTCGTCTTCAAGGGGCTGGACGCCACCCCCGAGGAGTGGCGCGCCGCACTGGACCCCACCATCGTCGGCCTGTCCCTGGTCACCCGGGAGTTCGTCGCCGCCCTGCCGCCGGACGCGACCGGGGCCGCGATCGTCAACATGGCCTCCATCTCGGCGCACATCGCGCAGAGCGGCTACCTCACCTACAACACCGGCAAGTCGGCCGTCCTCGGGTTCACCCGGTGCGCGGCGCAGGAACTGGCCCCCCGGGGCATCCGCGTCAACTCGGTGAGCCCCGGGACCGTGTGGAACGCCAACAACGAGCGCTACCACCGCGAGGCCCTCGGGCTCGACCGGGCCGCGGCGGAGGCCGCCCCCGAGCACGGCGGGAAGTTCCTCCTGGGACGGTTCGCGGACCCGGCCGAGATCGCGGCGCCGATCGCGTTCCTGCTGTCCGCCGAGGCGGGATTCATCACCGGGACCGACCTCCCGGTCGACGGCGGATACCTGGCGGTGTGA
- a CDS encoding histidinol-phosphatase, translating to MIDLHTHHQRCGHATGSLRDYVTAALDRGVKVLGLSDHTPMFAEEEDHALPRVAMPKSRFPSYIAEALALKEEYEGSIEILVSTEADFFAGRMDPYTKALSGYPLDYVIGSVHMFEGRDIFDVTRWETVEEGELPAVKARYFRAIAACARSRLFHVMGHVDALKGNHPRLGAVPAPAAADEMLRAIRDSGAVMEINTSGGTKMCGGWYPEFDLLERAHHFGVPITFGSDAHVPERVCDQYPEVVKVLGDIGFRTWTTFRRGAAVTRPLL from the coding sequence ATGATCGATCTTCACACCCACCACCAGCGCTGCGGACACGCCACCGGATCGCTGCGCGACTACGTCACGGCCGCCCTGGACCGGGGGGTCAAGGTCCTCGGGCTCTCCGACCACACCCCGATGTTCGCGGAGGAGGAGGACCACGCGCTGCCGCGCGTGGCGATGCCCAAGTCGCGGTTCCCCTCCTACATCGCCGAGGCCCTCGCCCTCAAGGAGGAGTACGAGGGCAGCATCGAGATCCTCGTCTCCACCGAGGCCGACTTCTTCGCCGGTCGCATGGACCCGTACACGAAGGCGCTGAGCGGGTACCCCCTGGACTACGTCATCGGCTCGGTCCACATGTTCGAGGGGCGGGACATCTTCGACGTCACCCGGTGGGAGACCGTCGAGGAGGGCGAGCTGCCCGCCGTCAAGGCGCGCTACTTCCGGGCGATCGCCGCGTGCGCCCGCTCCCGACTGTTCCACGTCATGGGCCACGTCGACGCGCTGAAGGGCAACCACCCCCGGCTGGGCGCCGTGCCCGCGCCCGCCGCGGCCGACGAGATGCTGCGGGCGATCCGCGACTCCGGCGCCGTCATGGAGATCAACACCTCGGGCGGCACCAAGATGTGCGGGGGCTGGTACCCCGAGTTCGACCTCCTCGAACGGGCGCACCACTTCGGGGTCCCGATCACCTTCGGGTCCGACGCGCACGTGCCCGAACGGGTCTGCGACCAGTACCCGGAGGTGGTCAAGGTGCTCGGGGACATCGGGTTCCGGACCTGGACCACCTTCCGTCGCGGCGCCGCCGTGACCCGCCCGCTGCTCTGA
- a CDS encoding AraC family transcriptional regulator: MDILSDTLEVLRTGRPMVTRTDAHAPWALRFQPLSGAGFHVVVEGHCHLLPPHGRPIALGPGDIVFLRRGSGHTLCDVPDRDPVDFVPDRLDRSSPIGRLTVDGPGPRTVLVCGAYAIDVDRPHPLFGDLPEVIHLPAVPGRHPVLRSAVDQLCAEFHAPRPGSDAVVTALIDLLLLYILRSWYAELPKERTRGWAAALTDPVVAPALKAIHDDPGHPWTVESLGTRAGLSRAAFARRFASVVGEPPLTYLTNWRMATAARLLHRSPTPLSTIAQRTGYTSEFAFAKAFKRHFGSPPGAYRKRVTAAGDEPSG, encoded by the coding sequence ATGGACATCCTGAGCGACACCCTCGAAGTCCTGCGCACGGGACGCCCGATGGTGACCCGCACCGATGCGCACGCCCCGTGGGCCCTGAGGTTCCAGCCCCTCTCGGGAGCCGGATTCCACGTGGTCGTGGAAGGGCACTGCCACCTGCTGCCCCCGCACGGTCGACCGATCGCGCTCGGACCCGGCGACATCGTGTTCCTGCGGCGCGGCAGCGGACACACCCTGTGTGACGTGCCGGACCGCGATCCGGTGGACTTCGTACCGGACCGCCTGGACCGTTCCTCGCCCATCGGCCGGCTCACCGTGGACGGACCGGGGCCGCGCACGGTGCTGGTGTGCGGCGCGTACGCGATCGACGTCGATCGCCCGCATCCGCTGTTCGGCGATCTGCCGGAGGTCATCCACCTCCCCGCGGTCCCCGGCCGCCACCCGGTGCTGCGCTCGGCGGTCGATCAGCTGTGCGCCGAGTTCCACGCGCCGCGGCCGGGCTCGGACGCGGTCGTCACGGCGCTCATCGATCTGCTGCTGCTGTACATCCTCCGGTCGTGGTACGCCGAACTGCCGAAGGAGCGGACCCGGGGTTGGGCGGCCGCGCTGACCGACCCGGTGGTCGCCCCGGCCCTGAAGGCGATCCACGACGATCCGGGCCATCCCTGGACCGTGGAGTCCCTGGGCACCCGCGCCGGGCTGTCCCGCGCCGCGTTCGCCCGCCGCTTCGCCTCGGTGGTCGGCGAGCCGCCGTTGACGTACCTGACCAATTGGCGGATGGCCACGGCGGCGCGGTTGCTGCACCGATCGCCGACCCCGCTGAGCACCATCGCGCAGCGCACGGGGTACACGTCGGAGTTCGCCTTCGCCAAAGCGTTCAAACGACACTTCGGGTCGCCGCCGGGGGCCTACCGCAAGCGGGTCACGGCGGCAGGCGACGAACCGAGTGGATAG
- a CDS encoding SDR family oxidoreductase, with amino-acid sequence MSLAGKKIVIIGGTSGIGFAVARQAAAAGADVVVASSNQDRVDAATKRLGEPAEGRRLDVADGNAIAAFFERVGEFDHLVYTAGEALLIKPLVDTTPQEARAVFERRFWGAFLSARYAALRLRDGGSITFSSGVLAIRPLSGTALTAGITGGIEALSRALAVELAPLRVNVIQPGVIRTELWDGSVPDPEAFLQGAGSELLTRRVGTAEEAAAAYLFVLANAYVTGTTLAIDGGAALV; translated from the coding sequence ATGTCACTGGCCGGCAAGAAGATCGTGATCATCGGTGGAACCTCCGGCATCGGCTTCGCGGTGGCCCGACAGGCCGCGGCCGCCGGCGCGGACGTCGTGGTCGCCTCCAGCAATCAGGACCGCGTGGACGCCGCGACGAAGCGGTTGGGCGAGCCGGCCGAGGGCCGCCGCCTGGACGTCGCCGACGGCAACGCCATCGCCGCGTTCTTCGAGCGGGTCGGGGAGTTCGACCACCTGGTCTACACCGCGGGCGAAGCCCTGCTGATCAAGCCGTTGGTCGACACCACCCCGCAGGAGGCCAGGGCCGTCTTCGAGCGCCGTTTCTGGGGCGCGTTCCTCTCCGCCCGGTACGCCGCACTGCGCCTGCGAGACGGCGGCTCGATCACTTTCAGCTCCGGCGTCCTCGCGATCCGCCCCCTGTCCGGAACCGCGCTCACGGCAGGTATCACCGGCGGCATCGAGGCCCTGTCCCGGGCACTGGCCGTCGAACTCGCCCCGCTGCGCGTCAACGTGATCCAGCCCGGTGTGATCCGTACCGAACTGTGGGACGGCAGTGTCCCGGACCCGGAGGCCTTCCTCCAGGGCGCCGGGTCCGAGCTGCTCACGCGGCGTGTCGGCACCGCCGAGGAAGCCGCGGCGGCCTATCTCTTCGTCCTGGCCAACGCCTACGTCACCGGCACCACCCTCGCGATAGACGGCGGCGCGGCCCTGGTGTGA
- a CDS encoding phosphotransferase yields MTGVPGLTVGGALARVGAGDAEALEGRGLNASYRVAYGGRPYAVKVHCPERSSVGEFRRIERVDAALRALPWYPPVLDLGFAPGPRPRLVVVRPYAPGAASDDARQHIARVVDVLADLAARGRGVAVEEELIGDYASPWVADARAERSLAEPFLTGEWGALGCAVDEHLAELRAGAVRLTRPDGVLVHHGDLHGRNLVSDGSRALTVIDWDEAGFSRRPADAGKALWLSCRLGRGDFVLDGRAVGRFLERLHARLGLPYANAVDLARLGALWFLPRHGHVTLLGRRDADLGTWYLGWVLRFWTRFRRNLEVVAEAAAERAAGRSAG; encoded by the coding sequence ATGACGGGGGTCCCGGGGCTCACCGTCGGCGGCGCCCTGGCACGCGTGGGGGCGGGGGACGCCGAGGCCCTGGAGGGCCGGGGCCTCAACGCGTCCTACCGGGTGGCGTACGGGGGCCGCCCGTACGCGGTGAAGGTGCACTGCCCGGAGCGGTCCTCCGTCGGGGAGTTCCGCCGGATCGAACGGGTCGACGCCGCCCTGCGCGCGCTGCCGTGGTACCCGCCGGTGCTGGACCTCGGCTTCGCCCCGGGGCCGCGGCCCCGGCTCGTCGTGGTGCGTCCGTACGCGCCGGGGGCGGCCTCGGACGACGCGCGGCAGCACATCGCGCGGGTGGTCGACGTCCTCGCCGACCTGGCGGCGCGCGGGCGGGGGGTGGCGGTCGAGGAGGAGCTGATCGGGGACTACGCCTCCCCGTGGGTGGCGGACGCGCGGGCGGAGCGGTCGCTCGCGGAGCCGTTCCTGACGGGCGAGTGGGGGGCGTTGGGGTGCGCGGTGGACGAGCACCTCGCGGAACTGCGCGCCGGCGCCGTGCGGTTGACGCGGCCGGACGGGGTGCTGGTGCACCACGGCGATCTGCACGGCCGCAACCTCGTGTCCGACGGGTCCCGGGCGCTGACCGTGATCGACTGGGACGAGGCGGGCTTCTCCCGGCGGCCGGCCGACGCGGGCAAGGCGCTGTGGCTCTCCTGCCGCCTCGGTCGGGGCGACTTCGTCCTGGACGGGCGCGCGGTGGGCCGCTTCCTGGAGCGGCTGCACGCCCGGCTGGGCCTTCCGTACGCGAACGCCGTCGACCTGGCCCGGCTCGGCGCCCTGTGGTTCCTGCCCAGGCACGGCCACGTCACCCTGCTCGGGCGGCGTGACGCGGACCTGGGCACCTGGTACCTCGGCTGGGTGCTGCGCTTCTGGACCCGCTTCCGGCGGAACCTGGAGGTGGTGGCCGAGGCCGCCGCCGAGCGGGCGGCGGGGCGGTCCGCCGGCTAG
- a CDS encoding AAA family ATPase, producing the protein MHTHRLLVTGPSGAGSTTLGRALATLWAAAHADVDDYLWLPTTPPYTHKRPVEERLALMNALFVPRSAWVLSGTLRGWGDSVIAQADGVVFLTIDPDVRMERLMRREVVRYGDTIASGGELEAAHHDFMDWARGYEDTDVPARQSKDERWLASLACPVLRLDSARPLDVLVAAVTDWFEGGAAGGQRP; encoded by the coding sequence ATGCACACGCACCGACTGCTCGTCACGGGGCCCAGCGGGGCGGGCAGTACGACGCTCGGTCGGGCGCTCGCGACCCTCTGGGCGGCGGCGCACGCGGACGTGGACGACTACCTGTGGCTGCCGACCACTCCGCCCTACACCCACAAACGCCCCGTCGAGGAACGGCTCGCGCTGATGAACGCGCTGTTCGTGCCCCGGTCCGCCTGGGTACTGTCGGGGACGCTGCGGGGCTGGGGCGACAGCGTCATCGCGCAGGCGGACGGCGTCGTGTTCCTGACCATCGACCCGGACGTCCGGATGGAGCGTCTGATGCGCCGCGAGGTCGTCCGGTACGGGGACACCATCGCGTCCGGCGGCGAACTGGAGGCGGCCCATCACGACTTCATGGACTGGGCGCGGGGCTACGAGGACACCGACGTACCGGCCCGGCAGTCGAAGGACGAGCGCTGGCTGGCGAGCCTCGCCTGTCCGGTGCTGCGACTGGACAGTGCCCGGCCGCTGGACGTGCTCGTCGCCGCGGTGACCGACTGGTTCGAGGGCGGGGCGGCGGGCGGCCAGCGGCCATGA
- a CDS encoding SDR family NAD(P)-dependent oxidoreductase, with product MPSALVSGVSRGLGAHLCRALKAAGHRVLGVGLAAAPRHDDVDDYRMVDLREPLPDDLFAGEDVDVLVNNAGVYLDDPRGGYGDLFALTVDDLRETFEVNVFGAARLVLRYAPRMLARGAGRIVCVSSGMGRLQDADGASFAYRSSKLAANSLTLSVARHFAAGAGDLAAFSYCPGWIRTDMGTPYAPDEPGPAADDLVRLLSLPAARSNGRFFRGLDELGWDTRGPFVSE from the coding sequence ATGCCGAGCGCACTCGTCTCCGGTGTTTCCCGGGGCCTCGGGGCCCACCTCTGCCGCGCCCTCAAGGCCGCCGGTCACCGCGTGTTGGGCGTCGGCCTGGCCGCGGCGCCGCGCCACGACGACGTGGACGACTACCGCATGGTCGACCTGCGCGAGCCGCTCCCCGACGACCTGTTCGCCGGCGAGGACGTCGACGTCCTCGTCAACAACGCGGGCGTCTACCTGGACGACCCCCGGGGCGGATACGGCGACCTCTTCGCGCTCACCGTCGACGACCTCCGGGAGACCTTCGAGGTCAACGTGTTCGGCGCCGCGCGGCTGGTCCTGCGGTACGCGCCCCGGATGCTCGCGCGGGGCGCGGGCCGGATCGTCTGCGTCTCGTCGGGCATGGGACGGCTCCAGGACGCCGACGGGGCCTCCTTCGCCTACCGTTCGTCCAAGCTGGCGGCCAACTCCCTGACCCTGTCGGTCGCCCGCCACTTCGCCGCGGGCGCCGGGGACCTGGCGGCCTTCTCCTACTGCCCCGGGTGGATCCGTACCGACATGGGGACCCCGTACGCCCCCGACGAGCCGGGCCCCGCGGCCGACGACCTCGTACGCCTGCTGAGCCTGCCCGCCGCGCGGTCCAACGGCCGGTTCTTCCGGGGGCTCGACGAACTGGGCTGGGACACGCGCGGGCCGTTCGTCTCCGAGTGA
- a CDS encoding NUDIX domain-containing protein: MTSLKLRHSVRALVLDEQDRVLLCRFDLRRESGPFVLWAAPGGGLAAGEGPLDALRRELREEVGLDLADDPPHVWHQEIVDPHISAGYDGVVNDYYLVHTPSFAPRGDLTDEQLAAENMRGTRWWRVAEIQDHRGPDLFSPRDLGTPLAALLTDGTPERPVRLGL, encoded by the coding sequence GTGACTTCGCTGAAGCTTCGGCACTCGGTGCGCGCGCTCGTGCTGGACGAGCAGGACCGCGTCCTGCTGTGCCGGTTCGACCTGCGGCGGGAGAGCGGGCCGTTCGTCCTCTGGGCGGCGCCCGGCGGTGGCCTCGCCGCCGGGGAGGGCCCGCTCGACGCCCTGCGCCGGGAGTTGCGCGAGGAGGTGGGGCTCGACCTCGCCGACGATCCGCCGCACGTGTGGCACCAGGAGATCGTCGATCCCCACATCAGCGCGGGGTACGACGGCGTCGTGAACGACTACTACCTCGTGCACACCCCGTCCTTCGCTCCGCGCGGGGACCTGACCGACGAACAACTCGCCGCCGAGAACATGCGGGGCACGCGCTGGTGGCGGGTCGCGGAGATCCAGGACCACCGCGGCCCGGACCTCTTCTCCCCCCGCGACCTGGGCACCCCGCTCGCCGCCCTGCTCACCGACGGGACACCGGAGCGGCCGGTGCGGCTCGGTCTGTGA